The nucleotide sequence ATGCTGCAGTGGACGCCGGAGGGGACGCTCCTGACGCTGATCGCTCCGGCGGGACGCGGCGCGCCGCCCGCCGCGCCGCACCGGCCCACCGGCCCGGTGGTCCGCACCACGCGCGAGGAGGCGACCCCCAACCCCACCTATCCGAACCTGCTGCGCACGCCCCACGACGCGGACCTCTTCGAATACCACACGACCACGCAGATCGCCGAGTTGAGCACCAACGGCCGTGTGCGTCCCATCGGTCGGCCCGGCATGTACGAACGGATCGTCCTCAGCCCCGATGGGCGCTACCTGCTGGCGACCCGCATCGTGCGGCCCTTCTCGTTCCTCACGTCCTGGCGCGGCTTCCCCCGCGTCACCGAGGTGCTCGACCGCGAGGGCACCGTGGTGGCCACGCTGGACGAGCAGCAGCTGCGCGAGGGCTCGGGTCGCACGGCGCGTCAGGGGCCGCCCGCCCGCCGGCGCGGGTGGGCCTGGCGGCCGGAAGGGGCTGCGCTGGTGTTCCTCATGCGCGCGGAGGCCTCCGACAGCGCGGCCGGGGATGACGCCCGTCCGGAAGGGATCCATCAACTGCTCCCCCCGTTCGACACGGCCCAGGCCACGCTCCTGGGCACCAGTGACGCGTCCGTGGGGGACGTGCTGTTCTCGCAGGGGGGCGCGCACATGTTCGCCCAGGTGACGCGGGACGGGAAGCGCGGGCTGATGCACTGGCCGCTCACGGCCGAGGGCGGACCGGTCCGCCACATGGTCATCGACTGGTGGGACCCGCAGACGCCCATGGAGAACCCGGGTGAGCCGTGGACCGCCACCACCTCCAACGGCATCGCGTACGCCCGCATCACGTCCAACGGCCGGGCCCTGCTGGTGCGCGGTCCCGGGTACGCGGACGACCTGCGGCCCACGCCGTTCGTCGACCACGTGGCGCTCTCCGACGGCATGGTCAACCGGGTGTTCGAGGGATCCAAGGAGCTGTACGAGCAGCCGCTGGTCACCCTGGATCCGGACGGAAGCCGCCTGATCGTCCGGCGCGAAGGCGCCAACCAGTTCCCCGACAGCTGGCTCTGGGTGCTGGGGGGTCGCTGGGACAACCTGTCGAAGAACGTGGATCCCTTCCCGGCCATCACGGCTGCCAAGCGGGTCGACTTCGAGTTCGAGCGCCGCGACGGGCTCACGATGCGCGGGCGGATCTCGCTCCCGGTGGACTACGTGGAGGGCACCCGTGTGCCCGCCATCTTCTGGACCTATCCGCGCGAGTACCGCACGGAGAAGGCGTACCGGGCCGCGACCATCGAGAGCCGCAACCTGAACGCATTCACCCCGCTCTCCTGGTTGCGCTGGTCCGACATCTGGCTGACGCAGGGCTACGCGCTGGTCTATCCCGACATCCCGATCGTCGGCGAGAACTACAACGACTTCTACATCGCCGACATGGTGGACGACATGTACGCCGCGGTGCGCGCCGTGGAGAAGAGCGGGTACGTGGACGTCGAGCGCATCGGACACGGAGGCCACAGCTACGGCGCCTTCGCCACCGCGAACTTCCTGGCGCACACGCCCTTCTTCAAGGCGGGGATCGCAGGAGACGGCGCCTACAACCGCTCGCTCACGCCCATGGGCTTCCAGGCCGAGCCCCGCGACATCTGGGAGGCACAGGACGTCTACCTGGAGATGTCGCCGTTCTTCAAGGCGGACCAGATCGACACGCCGCTGCTCATGTACCACGGCGGGGACGACAACAACACCGGCACCTTCCCCATCCAGTCCGAGCGCTTCATGCAGGCGCTGCAGGGGCTGGGCAAGACCGCGGAGCTCTACATCTATCCCTTCGAGTCGCACACGCCGCGCGCCATCGAGAACGAGCTGGATCGCTGGGCCCGCTGGGTGGGCTTCTTCGATCGCTACGTGAAGGGCGATCGCCCGGCCGACGTGTCGGAGCAGGGCGGCGGTCGATGAGGGCGCGGCCCGCGGCATGGGTGCTGGCCGCGAGCCTGTGGGCAGGCGGGAGCACCCACGCGGTGGCCCAGGAACCCCACCGCGAGCTGCTCCGCACGAGCTTCCAGGAGCGCCTGGCGCAGATCGCGGACGGCTACGAGGGCGTCGCCGGCCTCGAGGTGCTCGACCTGACCAGTGGCGACCGGTTCGCCGTGCGTGGCGATTGGGTCTTCCCGCAGGCGTCCGCGATCAAGGTGATGCTGTTGCTGGAGCTGTTCCGGCGGGCGGAGGAGGAGCCCGACCTGCTGCGACGCCGCGTCGAGATGACCGACGCGGTCCGCACCGGCGGCAGCGGCGTGCTGCACCTGCTGACGGACGGAGGCTCGGCGCTCTCGCTGGAGGACCATGCGATCTACATGATCGTCTACTCCGACAACACGGCCACCAACGTATTGATCGACGCGTTGGGCATGGACGCCACCAATGCCCTGGCCGCGCAACTCGGCGCGCCGGACACGAAGCTGCAGCGCAAGATGATCCGACCCGAGGAGTCCGCGCGCGGCAACGAGAACCTGTCGACTCCCCGCGACGCGGTGCGGGTGATGGAGCGCATCCACCGCTGCGACCTGCCCATGGGTGCGCAGGCGTGCGCGCGGGTCCGGGAGATCCTGGAGATCCCGAAGGAGGGCCCCGTACGCACGCCCGTCCCCTCCGACGTGCCGGTGGCCTTCAAGCCGGGCGGCATCACCGGCGTGGCCACGGTCTGGGCGCTCGTGGACCTGCCGGACCGACCCTACGCCCTCTCCGTGATGTCCAACTACGGGGGCAACGGGGGCGCGGTGATCGAAGCGGTCTCGGCCGCCGCCTGGGACTACTTCAGCCGGTTGAGCGGCGTGACGGACCACGGCACGCGGGTGCCGCTGGACGTGAAGCGACGGATCCCGGGGGGACGCCGCTGACGGATCCGGACGCGCCCCCTCGCCGAGCCTCGGTCCCCCGAGCTCGGCGAGGGAGCACCCGTCTGCCGGTCAGCCCT is from Gemmatimonadota bacterium and encodes:
- a CDS encoding prolyl oligopeptidase family serine peptidase, whose amino-acid sequence is MTHLRTPILLLALTLAGTGSAVAQEGAGYVLPNDEIQRLFATDKNFVQLDHLSPDGNHFLVLHETELSTLERMGEPTLRLAELELRPAVDRIWNHDTYGVDGLRIFSLARLAYRNVEVPQGAFLSDFMWSPAGDRVAYLQHGRDRTEVWVAESATGQTRRVADARVVATLGTSAPTTTPRASDMLQWTPEGTLLTLIAPAGRGAPPAAPHRPTGPVVRTTREEATPNPTYPNLLRTPHDADLFEYHTTTQIAELSTNGRVRPIGRPGMYERIVLSPDGRYLLATRIVRPFSFLTSWRGFPRVTEVLDREGTVVATLDEQQLREGSGRTARQGPPARRRGWAWRPEGAALVFLMRAEASDSAAGDDARPEGIHQLLPPFDTAQATLLGTSDASVGDVLFSQGGAHMFAQVTRDGKRGLMHWPLTAEGGPVRHMVIDWWDPQTPMENPGEPWTATTSNGIAYARITSNGRALLVRGPGYADDLRPTPFVDHVALSDGMVNRVFEGSKELYEQPLVTLDPDGSRLIVRREGANQFPDSWLWVLGGRWDNLSKNVDPFPAITAAKRVDFEFERRDGLTMRGRISLPVDYVEGTRVPAIFWTYPREYRTEKAYRAATIESRNLNAFTPLSWLRWSDIWLTQGYALVYPDIPIVGENYNDFYIADMVDDMYAAVRAVEKSGYVDVERIGHGGHSYGAFATANFLAHTPFFKAGIAGDGAYNRSLTPMGFQAEPRDIWEAQDVYLEMSPFFKADQIDTPLLMYHGGDDNNTGTFPIQSERFMQALQGLGKTAELYIYPFESHTPRAIENELDRWARWVGFFDRYVKGDRPADVSEQGGGR
- a CDS encoding serine hydrolase — translated: MRARPAAWVLAASLWAGGSTHAVAQEPHRELLRTSFQERLAQIADGYEGVAGLEVLDLTSGDRFAVRGDWVFPQASAIKVMLLLELFRRAEEEPDLLRRRVEMTDAVRTGGSGVLHLLTDGGSALSLEDHAIYMIVYSDNTATNVLIDALGMDATNALAAQLGAPDTKLQRKMIRPEESARGNENLSTPRDAVRVMERIHRCDLPMGAQACARVREILEIPKEGPVRTPVPSDVPVAFKPGGITGVATVWALVDLPDRPYALSVMSNYGGNGGAVIEAVSAAAWDYFSRLSGVTDHGTRVPLDVKRRIPGGRR